The Oxalobacteraceae bacterium OTU3CINTB1 genome includes a window with the following:
- the pcnB gene encoding polynucleotide adenylyltransferase PcnB — translation MIKKLIRKILGTKDKTAKARDTNTPAILGPDAHGIDPKLLSSNAVRVTSTLQEAGFEAFVVGGAVRDLLLGVKPKDFDIATNATPEQVRKLFRRAFIIGKRFQIVHVMFGQDLLEVTTFRGTTLDNAPKDDHGRVLRDNTFGSQAEDAVRRDFTINAMYYNPANQQVLDYHGGIEDIRAKTLRIIGQPEARYREDPVRMLRVVRFAAKLKFTIEPVTAAPIPVMASLIDNVPPARVFDEMLKLLMSGHALACLQQLRKEGLHHGLLPLLDVVLEQPLGFKFVTLALDSTDSRIAAGKTVSPGFLFASLLWHQVLEKWTAYRAAGEQTIPALHLAADDVLDSQTEKLALQRKIGTDMRDIWSMQPRFERRTGKSPYKLLEHLRFRAGYDFLLLRCASGEIDAELGEWWTAFYEGDEATREDLIATAGQSSSSGPGGAASKRKRAPRRGGRSKGPAEAAEGGASGGGGTGGSGSGE, via the coding sequence ATGATTAAGAAACTGATCCGAAAAATCCTCGGCACCAAAGACAAAACCGCCAAGGCCCGCGACACCAACACGCCCGCGATCCTCGGCCCCGACGCCCACGGCATCGATCCGAAGCTGCTGTCGTCGAACGCGGTGCGCGTCACCAGCACCTTGCAGGAAGCCGGCTTCGAGGCCTTCGTCGTCGGCGGCGCGGTGCGCGACCTGCTGCTGGGCGTGAAGCCGAAAGACTTCGACATCGCCACCAACGCCACTCCGGAGCAGGTGCGCAAGCTGTTCCGCCGCGCCTTCATCATCGGCAAACGCTTCCAGATCGTGCACGTGATGTTCGGCCAGGACCTGCTGGAGGTGACCACCTTCCGCGGCACCACGCTGGACAACGCGCCCAAGGACGACCATGGCCGCGTCCTGCGCGACAACACCTTCGGCTCGCAGGCGGAGGACGCGGTGCGGCGCGACTTCACCATCAACGCCATGTACTACAACCCGGCCAACCAGCAGGTGCTGGACTACCACGGCGGCATCGAGGATATCCGCGCCAAGACCTTGCGCATCATCGGCCAGCCGGAAGCGCGCTACCGCGAAGACCCGGTGCGCATGCTGCGCGTGGTGCGCTTCGCCGCCAAGCTCAAATTCACCATCGAGCCGGTCACCGCCGCGCCGATTCCGGTGATGGCGTCGCTGATCGACAACGTGCCGCCGGCGCGCGTGTTCGACGAGATGCTCAAGCTCCTCATGAGCGGCCACGCGCTGGCCTGCCTGCAGCAATTGCGCAAGGAAGGCCTGCACCATGGCCTGCTGCCGCTGCTCGACGTGGTGCTGGAACAGCCGCTGGGCTTCAAGTTCGTCACGTTGGCGCTGGACTCGACCGACTCCCGCATCGCCGCCGGCAAGACGGTGTCGCCGGGCTTCCTGTTCGCGTCGCTGCTGTGGCACCAGGTGCTGGAAAAATGGACCGCCTACCGCGCGGCCGGCGAGCAGACCATCCCGGCGCTGCACCTGGCGGCCGACGACGTGCTCGACTCGCAAACCGAGAAGCTGGCCCTGCAGCGCAAGATCGGCACCGACATGCGCGACATCTGGTCGATGCAGCCGCGCTTCGAGCGCCGCACCGGCAAGTCGCCCTACAAACTGCTGGAGCACCTGCGCTTCCGCGCCGGCTACGACTTCCTGCTGCTGCGCTGCGCCTCCGGCGAGATCGACGCGGAGCTGGGCGAATGGTGGACCGCCTTCTACGAGGGCGACGAAGCCACCCGCGAGGATTTGATCGCGACGGCCGGCCAGTCATCGTCGTCCGGCCCCGGCGGCGCGGCGAGCAAACGCAAACGCGCGCCGCGTCGCGGCGGCCGTAGCAAAGGCCCTGCGGAGGCGGCCGAAGGCGGCGCGTCCGGCGGCGGCGGCACCGGCGGCAGCGGCAGCGGCGAGTAA